In Phaseolus vulgaris cultivar G19833 chromosome 7, P. vulgaris v2.0, whole genome shotgun sequence, the genomic stretch GTCACGTGTGCCATGTAATGTCATTGCCTTCTCTATATAACATATATGCCTTTGTGTAATTGTATCAATCAGTTACTTTTCTTCTGTTTAGAATCATGGATTCAAGAGTAGTTCAAAACGAAGTGCATGAGAATGATGAACACTACCCCCACATTCTTCAAGGTTTAAGTcacatttgaaaataaattgtatCATATTTGAATGCATATCTTTATATgtaagttttttcttttttttaatgaataacttcttttatttttttatatttttatgtagtGACACatagtgaagaagaagaagagtacAATGATGAGAAGAAATCTGTTTTGAATAAAGTAAAGGCAAAGGCTAAGAAAATCAAGGACAGGATTAAGAAGCATGGTCATCAAGTCCTTGATGGTAACCGTGAGTGTAATGAAGATCAACACAATCTTGATGAAGATAACTTAAATGAGGATGAAGACATGAACGAAGACACACAAGTTCCTGAAACACCAAGTAGGTTCTTCTCCAAATTATCTGCATAAAGTGAAATTGAATTTgttcttaaatatattttagcaCAATAAATATGTTagtcttttaattattttagaataGGTTGTCCTACTATGTGATATATCTATTCTATacctctctctctatatattacatataataaaagaatCTGTTTCTAAAACTTCTGAAATTTACATGAAGATAAAAAATGTTGAAGGAATAAAATCAAACTAAGTAATTAGTTTATGGAGCATGTATAGGAACTTTACAATTATCTTCAAAACCACTATCTATGTTAAAACTGTTATTACTTTACATTAACAACTTTCAAACTTAAAAATCATATTACTATAATGTTTAATTAGTTGAGGGTATAAATTTTGTGCATAGAAATTGAATTGAACCAACATGTTTGCAAAtattgaaaacatatttaactttaaaaattgaatttttattatctccattttttttcctatccttttcaaaataaaagGAATTGCTAACTCTTTTTAAGGATTGAAACCTTTCaataagtaaaatttaaaaataaaaacagatttAAGTTGGACTATATGCTTAATTGTTCTGCAGTTCATGAAAGTGAAGATGTCAAGAGTGTAACACCCACAAGTGAGCAGTTAGGAACTTTAGGAAAGTCAGGAACTGATTTTGGAGGTACAGCATCTCATCACAATTCACTACCTTCTTCAACAACTGAAATTATTGATCAAAAGATAGCCACAACATTTCATGTAGAAGAGAAAGCAGGGCCTCCAAAGGACAATTTGGATGGGACAATGGAATTGGAGGAAGAACCTTACTCCCCCGGAAGGCCTGAGGCATATACTCCTCCCATTTATCATACCAAAGTCACTCATCCAATTGAAGAAGGTGAGTAAGAATTGAACAAAGTTGTGAAACTCAATTTTTTTGCTAAGAATTTTGcattaatattaatgtaatgttataaaaaatttcTACACATTTTCTAACTTGTAACCATTTACAAGATTTGATGGTTAAATTGGTAAAATTGGATTTGACTCCTCACTTATGTTTCTTTCCAAAAATATCTTCAAATTTGTTTGTGCTTGATGATATTTATATACCGTGGTCCATGGATTAAGATTTTCATGTATGATGGCTAACAGCAGTAAAAGATGAAATGGAGGAATCTTTTGCAAGAATGAATGTGCAGGATGAGCCCAAATCTATTCCAGAACTAAACCTCCAACCAACTGTTGTTGATTCTGAATACCCTCATGTTGATCAGTTTCTGCCACACCTTTCTGCTGCAATGCAAACTCAGTATCCTTCTTCTGAATCTCATGAGCAATTCACTCAGGAAACGATGTCCCCAAATATCAACAAAAACCTGCAAAATGTCACAGACAGTAGACAAACTTTCAACACCATCACAACCACAGTTGAAGAACACTCTTGCTATGAAGCAAACACTTACAGAGCTATCTCTCCTAAAGATGTCACAGCTTCTGAGGCAGGTTCAGTGGAGAAAGATGACAGAAAGGACAACGTGGAAACAATTGAAGAGCAACCAAAAAGTGGGGATGCTTCTAACATGGCTGGCTCTACTGCAGAATATGGGAAGAACATTGCTCACTCTCTGACACAGAAGTTAGCTCCAGTTTATGACAAGGTTGCTGGTGTAGGAAGTGCAGTGAAGTCCAAAGTGTCTGGAACTAGCACCGGTGGTGTTGGAACTGAGAGAAAAAATGAGGTCAAAGAAGAAGACAAAGGGGTTTCTGTGAAGGACTATTTGGCTGAGAAGCTAAGGCCTGGTGAAGAGGACAAGGCCCTTTCTGAGGTAATTTCAGAAGCTTTACATAAGAGAAAGGAAGAGCCAGTGAAAAATGAGCATCATGGTGGGGATGAGAAAATGCGTGATGATCCAGGAAAAGGTGTGGTTGACAAGCTTAAGGGTGTTGTTGGCTCATGGTTTAGCAATTCTGAGGGAAAAGGTGAATGAGGTTTCTTTTGCTAAGTAGTAGATTTTGCAAAATGGTGTTATGTATTATTCTGATTTTGTGTTTGCGGTTGTTATAGTTGCAGGTGTTGAAGATTTATCCAAGAATACAAATTCTGGTGGAGAAGTGGAACAGGTTAACCAAGTTGTTGGTGAAAACAAGAGTAGTCCAATTGAAGAACAAGAGACTCGCTAAATATCTTCATTTTGCATATGGTGGATTCATGTGAAACTATTATATGTTGAATTTACATTACGATATATCTATGTGCTGGAACAAAGAACGAGACTTCGTTGTATTCTGTGATTCTATTTCGCTTAATGTTCAATATGCTAATGTTTTTTCTGTTTCtcatatttgtttttataatttattctcGTAACATTAGCatttgtttcaacaaaacaatgaGAAATGCAATTTATTCTACTTACCTTTTAAGATCACAATCCTCTAGAACTAATTATGAAAGATTTTaaccataaaaatatttataagtaaaaaattattaaacaaagtATTGGAACAACATAAGACTTGGTTTGATCCTAAAATTCGATCAAGTTGGCCTACCCGTATATCGTTTGTCGACTTGGTCCGATCTTATGATTCGATTAAGTTGGTTTATCTATAGAAATATCATTGACCAACTTGGTCAGAGTTTAGGATTCGACCAAATTGATCCATCTGTAGAAATATCATTGACCAACTTGGTTAGAGCTTAGGATTTCGACCAGTCCACCCGTAGAAATGTCGTTGATCGACTTGATTTGATCTTAGGATTCGGTCAAGTTGGTCCACCCGTAGAAATGTTGTTGGTCAAATTGGTCTTATCTTAGGATTCAGCCAAGTTGGACCACCCGTAGAAATGTCGTTGGCCCACTTGGTCCGATCTTAGGATTCAATCAAGTTAGTTCACTCGTAGAAATGACATTGACCAACTTGGTCCGATCTTAGAATTCGGTCAAGTTGGTCCACCCGTAGACATGTCGTTGACTAACTTGGTTCGATCTTAGGATTCTGCTAAGTTAGTCCACTCGTAGAAATGTTGTTAACCGACTTGGTATGATTTTAGGATTCTATCAAATTGGTCTGATTTGAAAAATTGTCTGTAAAGTAGTACAAGAATATTTTAAGTAATCACAATTTATTCAACGAGGACCACCTCATTATTACAGGTGGAAAAATGTCGTCATATAAGTTTTCATCAAAGCAGTAAGATTGTtcatcaaaacaataaaataaattgttcatcAAAGTATTAAAATTCAAGGAAAGAGAGGCGGGTCACCAATGCGCGCACTTAAATACTAAGTTTTTCCTTGTCAGAACTTTTCTAGACATGCACTTTTACACTACCACACTCTATATATCTAGAAACAAGAATAATTTACTTATGATGTGAGAGATCATACTACACGgattataaatttgaaatattgttacatgatttattttataataaatcaataacaatttatttatttattatgatattataaGTTTGAATTGTTagttacatattttattttctaatatgctaataacaaattttttatccctaaaataaaagtaacaactatttcttatattttaaagattaataattaaatatatgaaaattatatataattttaataaaaattctcAAACTAGGGTTAGTATTAAAGAGTAAATAATAGATAACTTTACTTGAAAAGAGCGCAACAAGATCAACACTCAACGATGTTAAAATTGAGCATAAGAAGTAAAACACTTTTGTTCTTGTCCTTTCTATTGTGTGCATTACATAGAATAATATTTTCCTTTGCTTTTTGCACTCATCCtctatttataaagtttttcaTCTAAATAATATCGCAACACATCTAAATAATaactattatatattttatcttaaaaataatatcacaacaaatttaaatagtaacaatcatattttttatcttcataaGAGTATCACAACAGATTAAATACTAAGAATCATATACTTTATCcttaaaataatcataatagattaaataataacaatcatatattttatctttatgtatcaatttatgaatttataaaaaataaaaacgatTTGACTAAAAAATCTTtatccataaatattttattagttttctCTATTTTAGTAtaactaaaagaaaaaagaaaagccCAAACccaattgaattttaaaaataacgtTAATGAAACTATGGTTACGagtaaacatttttctttttacttgCACAACCGTGTTAGGGTTTTTCAGAGTCgccattttttgttttcttaacaaCCTTATTTTCACTTCACTTCGCACCCATTCTAGACATCCCCAACATTGTTTCGACCAATACTTCAAAAAATCGTCCAACACGGTACGTTGTTTTGCCCCTTCACGTTTTTCTAGTTGCTCTTTTAGATTCTATCCATTTCACGGAACTTGGTTTTCGATTCAATGAATATCCATCCACTCGTTAGCACACTGGGCTTCTGGAAGCTTCCACTGCAAAGAAACTCCATTCTACCATCGGCCAAATCGCAGTTGTTGCTCATTTCTCAGAGATGATGGGTTCGAATTCGAACCATGAATTCAATAACCCATTTCCTTTTAGGTCCAAAGATGGTCCACAAATTTTCCCATTCTTTGATTATTTTGCGGAGATTATGTAGCCATCCGTTTGATGGTGATGGATTTGAATGCATTGATGAGCCTTTGAAAAAACTAGGATTAAATTGTGATTCTACTGTGGATGTAACGCTCCGTTTAAACGAGGACTGGGGTTATAACCAAAAGCAGTTTTCACTTAGAAAAGGGTTCTTAGAAAATGTGAAGTTAGATGCTAAGAGGGTCCTTGAGGTTCTCCGGCAAGACGGTCCCGGTCTTGATGCGAGGTTGGTTTTGGGTGAGTTGCATGTAAAGCCATCAGGGCTTCTTGTGAGGGAGGTTCTCTTTGGAATTTTGAAGATCATAAATTCTGAGAATAAAACTAGGTGTGCAAAGCTGGCATACAAGTTTTTTGTGTGGTGTAGTCAGCAAGAGGGTTACCGGCACACTGTGAATGCATATCACttaattatgaatatatatGCGGAGTGTGAGGAATTTAAGGCATTGTGGAGATTGGTTGATGAAATGATTGAGAAAGGGCTTCCTGCTACGGCTCGAACTTTCAATATCTTGATTCGTACTTGTGGTGAGGCAGGATTGGCTAAGAAATTGGTGGAGAGGTTCATAAAATCGAAGACGTTTAACTTTAGGCCTTTTAAGCACTCCTACAATGCTATCCTACATGGTCTTCTTGTTTTAAAGCAGTACAAGTTGATTGAGTGGGTTTATCAGCAGTTGTTGCTTGATGGATTTTCTTCAGATATTTTAACTTACAATATTGTCATGTATGCCAAGTACAGACTTGGAAAGTTGGATCAATTCCAAAGACTGTTTGATGAGATGGGTAGAAATGGATTTTCTCCAGATTTTCATACCTTCAATATTCTTCTTCATGTTCTTGGCAAAGGGGACAAACCGCTTGCAGCTCTCAATCTCTTAAATCACATGAGAGAAATGGGTATAGATCCAACTGTGCTTCATTTCACTACATTGATAGATGGACTCAGCAGAGCTGGAAATCTGGATGCTTGCAAGTATTTTTTTGATGAAATGATAAAGAATGGATGCATCCCAGATGTGGTGGCTTACACTGTAATGATAACAGGATATGTAGTGGCTGGTGAGCTTGAGAAAGCCCTCGAAATGTATCAAGATATGATTTCTAGAGAACAAGTTCCAAATGTTTTTACATACAATTCCATAATTCGGGGATTATGCGTGGCAGGAAAATTTGATGAAGCATGTTCAATGCTCAAGGAAATGGAAACCAAAGGTTGTAGTCCAAACTCGGTTGTCTATGATTCTTTAGTGAGTAGTTTACGGAATGCTGGAAAGACTGCTGATGCTCATGAAGTGATAAGACAGATGACAGAGAAGAGGAAGTATACCCACATACATTCGAGATACGAAGGGTACAAATGAGGCATCAACTTTAGATCTGGATAACTGAGACCCATGATCTGCTGCGTGTTCAGCTGATTAGAAGCTGGATAAATGAAGTATGCATCCCCCTCCacttatatgtatatatgtatgtatagaTATACTTCACTTATTTCTACACCCAGTAACTGACTTCTGAACCTGTATGCTCATTTTTTCATaccatattattaatatttctttatcAATTTTAGGCTATGCTTCTTTTTGCTAATATCTGCCTGCATTTGTCAAAGAGCTTATTTACTACCAGGACTAAGGTGTTTAAATTGTCTTTGTTTCTATATGGTGTAAACATCATGTACTTTTGGTAGTAGCCTTGAGCTCaagtaatttaaattataactGGTGTTGTGAACTAATTCTGTGGCTTTTGCTGTTTCTATTTAAAACTTGTAAAGTGCATAAAGCCTTTTTAATCTGGATGCTTGACAGTTGATTGCTTAATTAGGTACACTATTTGGCTCCTCTGCTTTTGGAAGGAATATATGCACCCCCATTAcccctgaaaaagaagaaataaatggTTTAATTGTATTAGATTTTAAGCCATCTTCCTGCTTGTTTGAATTTATCACTTGTAAAGATAACAGCGTTCT encodes the following:
- the LOC137828864 gene encoding low-temperature-induced 65 kDa protein-like isoform X4, producing MDSRVVQNEVHENDEHYPHILQVTHSEEEEEYNDEKKSVLNKVKAKAKKIKDRIKKHGHQVLDGNRECNEDQHNLDEDNLNEDEDMNEDTQVPETPIHESEDVKSVTPTSEQLGTLGKSGTDFGEEKAGPPKDNLDGTMELEEEPYSPGRPEAYTPPIYHTKVTHPIEEVKDEMEESFARMNVQDEPKSIPELNLQPTVVDSEYPHVDQFLPHLSAAMQTQYPSSESHEQFTQETMSPNINKNLQNVTDSRQTFNTITTTVEEHSCYEANTYRAISPKDVTASEAGSVEKDDRKDNVETIEEQPKSGDASNMAGSTAEYGKNIAHSLTQKLAPVYDKVAGVGSAVKSKVSGTSTGGVGTERKNEVKEEDKGVSVKDYLAEKLRPGEEDKALSEVISEALHKRKEEPVKNEHHGGDEKMRDDPGKGVVDKLKGVVGSWFSNSEGKVAGVEDLSKNTNSGGEVEQVNQVVGENKSSPIEEQETR
- the LOC137828864 gene encoding low-temperature-induced 65 kDa protein-like isoform X3, with amino-acid sequence MDSRVVQNEVHENDEHYPHILQVTHSEEEEEYNDEKKSVLNKVKAKAKKIKDRIKKHGHQVLDGNRECNEDQHNLDEDNLNEDEDMNEDTQVPETPIHESEDVKSVTPTSEQLGTLGKSGTDFGEEKAGPPKDNLDGTMELEEEPYSPGRPEAYTPPIYHTKVTHPIEEAVKDEMEESFARMNVQDEPKSIPELNLQPTVVDSEYPHVDQFLPHLSAAMQTQYPSSESHEQFTQETMSPNINKNLQNVTDSRQTFNTITTTVEEHSCYEANTYRAISPKDVTASEAGSVEKDDRKDNVETIEEQPKSGDASNMAGSTAEYGKNIAHSLTQKLAPVYDKVAGVGSAVKSKVSGTSTGGVGTERKNEVKEEDKGVSVKDYLAEKLRPGEEDKALSEVISEALHKRKEEPVKNEHHGGDEKMRDDPGKGVVDKLKGVVGSWFSNSEGKVAGVEDLSKNTNSGGEVEQVNQVVGENKSSPIEEQETR
- the LOC137828864 gene encoding low-temperature-induced 65 kDa protein-like isoform X2, whose product is MDSRVVQNEVHENDEHYPHILQVTHSEEEEEYNDEKKSVLNKVKAKAKKIKDRIKKHGHQVLDGNRECNEDQHNLDEDNLNEDEDMNEDTQVPETPIHESEDVKSVTPTSEQLGTLGKSGTDFGGTASHHNSLPSSTTEIIDQKIATTFHVEEKAGPPKDNLDGTMELEEEPYSPGRPEAYTPPIYHTKVTHPIEEVKDEMEESFARMNVQDEPKSIPELNLQPTVVDSEYPHVDQFLPHLSAAMQTQYPSSESHEQFTQETMSPNINKNLQNVTDSRQTFNTITTTVEEHSCYEANTYRAISPKDVTASEAGSVEKDDRKDNVETIEEQPKSGDASNMAGSTAEYGKNIAHSLTQKLAPVYDKVAGVGSAVKSKVSGTSTGGVGTERKNEVKEEDKGVSVKDYLAEKLRPGEEDKALSEVISEALHKRKEEPVKNEHHGGDEKMRDDPGKGVVDKLKGVVGSWFSNSEGKVAGVEDLSKNTNSGGEVEQVNQVVGENKSSPIEEQETR
- the LOC137828864 gene encoding low-temperature-induced 65 kDa protein-like isoform X1, with protein sequence MDSRVVQNEVHENDEHYPHILQVTHSEEEEEYNDEKKSVLNKVKAKAKKIKDRIKKHGHQVLDGNRECNEDQHNLDEDNLNEDEDMNEDTQVPETPIHESEDVKSVTPTSEQLGTLGKSGTDFGGTASHHNSLPSSTTEIIDQKIATTFHVEEKAGPPKDNLDGTMELEEEPYSPGRPEAYTPPIYHTKVTHPIEEAVKDEMEESFARMNVQDEPKSIPELNLQPTVVDSEYPHVDQFLPHLSAAMQTQYPSSESHEQFTQETMSPNINKNLQNVTDSRQTFNTITTTVEEHSCYEANTYRAISPKDVTASEAGSVEKDDRKDNVETIEEQPKSGDASNMAGSTAEYGKNIAHSLTQKLAPVYDKVAGVGSAVKSKVSGTSTGGVGTERKNEVKEEDKGVSVKDYLAEKLRPGEEDKALSEVISEALHKRKEEPVKNEHHGGDEKMRDDPGKGVVDKLKGVVGSWFSNSEGKVAGVEDLSKNTNSGGEVEQVNQVVGENKSSPIEEQETR
- the LOC137828208 gene encoding pentatricopeptide repeat-containing protein At3g60050-like; the encoded protein is MNSITHFLLGPKMVHKFSHSLIILRRLCSHPFDGDGFECIDEPLKKLGLNCDSTVDVTLRLNEDWGYNQKQFSLRKGFLENVKLDAKRVLEVLRQDGPGLDARLVLGELHVKPSGLLVREVLFGILKIINSENKTRCAKLAYKFFVWCSQQEGYRHTVNAYHLIMNIYAECEEFKALWRLVDEMIEKGLPATARTFNILIRTCGEAGLAKKLVERFIKSKTFNFRPFKHSYNAILHGLLVLKQYKLIEWVYQQLLLDGFSSDILTYNIVMYAKYRLGKLDQFQRLFDEMGRNGFSPDFHTFNILLHVLGKGDKPLAALNLLNHMREMGIDPTVLHFTTLIDGLSRAGNLDACKYFFDEMIKNGCIPDVVAYTVMITGYVVAGELEKALEMYQDMISREQVPNVFTYNSIIRGLCVAGKFDEACSMLKEMETKGCSPNSVVYDSLVSSLRNAGKTADAHEVIRQMTEKRKYTHIHSRYEGYK